A single genomic interval of Pelagerythrobacter marensis harbors:
- a CDS encoding heavy-metal-associated domain-containing protein, whose product MAHPLSPSRLSRPSLVAAAIVALVAGGAALWAQVEGDRGIAPVASSGDIEIGGIEVDVRGDNAEDARENGWREAQRKAWEKLGGPSISDSQLQGLVVAVVIERENIGPRRYIARLGVTFDRGRAGALLGASGRGPGSAPMLLIPVTRSAGAYTVYERRNPWQRAWAEYQAGASRINYVRPSGAGGDSLLISYGQTNRRSRLWWRNILDQFSAADVLVPVAHLEHQWPGGPIEGTFTARYGPDNTYLDGFTLRAESPEQLQPMLAQAVERFNAIFERALAEGKLKPDPTLDLGAVEPDPAVQRLIELGRAALARDRAEAAARDAAAEGGNGADAAASQAVQPAQAQAATYSVQFATPDAGAFDASLSAVRAAPGVRGAAVTSTAIGGSSVMSVTFAGSQDQLAAALRARGFTVRQSGSSLAISR is encoded by the coding sequence ATGGCCCATCCCCTCTCGCCCTCCCGCCTCTCGCGCCCGTCGCTCGTTGCCGCGGCAATCGTCGCGCTCGTCGCCGGCGGGGCCGCGCTGTGGGCGCAGGTGGAGGGGGATCGCGGGATCGCGCCTGTCGCCAGCAGCGGCGATATCGAAATCGGCGGGATCGAAGTGGACGTGCGCGGCGACAACGCCGAGGATGCGCGCGAGAACGGCTGGCGCGAGGCGCAGCGCAAGGCCTGGGAAAAGCTCGGCGGACCGAGCATTTCCGACAGCCAGTTGCAGGGCCTCGTCGTCGCGGTGGTGATCGAGCGGGAGAACATCGGCCCGCGGCGCTATATCGCGCGGCTCGGCGTCACGTTCGACCGCGGCCGGGCCGGTGCGCTGCTGGGGGCGAGCGGGCGCGGGCCGGGTTCGGCCCCGATGCTGCTGATACCGGTCACGCGGTCGGCCGGGGCCTATACCGTTTACGAGCGGCGCAACCCCTGGCAGCGCGCCTGGGCCGAATACCAGGCCGGGGCGAGCCGGATAAATTACGTCCGCCCCTCCGGCGCAGGCGGCGATTCGCTGCTGATCTCCTACGGCCAGACGAACCGCAGGAGCCGGCTGTGGTGGCGCAATATCCTCGACCAGTTCAGCGCGGCGGACGTGCTCGTGCCCGTCGCCCATCTCGAACACCAGTGGCCGGGCGGCCCGATCGAGGGGACCTTCACTGCGCGATACGGTCCCGACAACACCTATCTCGACGGGTTCACCCTGCGCGCCGAGAGCCCCGAACAGCTCCAGCCCATGCTGGCGCAGGCGGTGGAGCGGTTCAACGCCATTTTCGAACGCGCGCTGGCCGAAGGAAAGCTGAAGCCCGATCCCACGCTCGATCTCGGCGCGGTCGAGCCCGACCCTGCCGTGCAGCGCCTGATCGAACTCGGCCGCGCCGCGCTGGCTCGCGATCGTGCGGAAGCCGCCGCGCGCGATGCTGCGGCGGAAGGGGGCAACGGTGCGGACGCTGCCGCTTCGCAGGCGGTGCAGCCCGCTCAGGCCCAGGCCGCGACGTATTCGGTCCAGTTCGCAACCCCCGATGCGGGCGCCTTCGATGCCTCGCTGTCCGCCGTGCGGGCGGCGCCGGGCGTGCGCGGCGCTGCCGTGACGAGCACTGCGATCGGCGGAAGTTCGGTGATGTCGGTGACCTTCGCCGGCAGCCAGGATCAACTCGCCGCCGCCTTGCGCGCGCGCGGGTTCACCGTGCGCCAGTCGGGCAGTTCGCTGGCCATCAGTCGCTAG
- a CDS encoding ATPase: MSQIALPLVVRRRGDPARIVLGNANLHVAEALQEPGRWPYRTAVLLGAARSGKSLFARWFAASGPGEAIDDADTLDETELFHRWNRAQERAQSLLLTASAPTWDIALPDLRSRIGAALHLEIGVPDDAMVADLIEAHAMQRGLALGEGALTYLVPRAERGFAGIERLVAEIDRLSLERKAPATMSIWRAALEAVAGPEQQKLDFDPEN, encoded by the coding sequence ATGTCGCAGATTGCCCTGCCGCTGGTGGTGCGCAGGCGCGGCGATCCCGCGCGGATCGTGCTCGGCAACGCCAACCTCCATGTGGCCGAGGCTCTGCAGGAGCCCGGCCGCTGGCCCTATCGCACGGCGGTCCTGCTGGGCGCCGCGCGGTCGGGCAAGTCGCTGTTCGCGCGCTGGTTCGCAGCGAGCGGGCCGGGCGAGGCGATCGACGATGCCGACACGTTGGACGAAACCGAACTGTTCCACCGCTGGAACCGGGCGCAGGAACGCGCGCAGTCGCTGTTGCTGACGGCATCGGCGCCGACGTGGGACATTGCCTTGCCCGATTTGCGCAGCCGGATCGGCGCCGCGCTCCACCTGGAAATCGGCGTGCCCGACGATGCCATGGTCGCCGACCTGATCGAAGCGCATGCCATGCAGCGCGGCCTTGCACTGGGCGAAGGGGCGCTTACCTATCTCGTGCCCCGGGCCGAACGCGGCTTTGCGGGTATCGAGCGGCTGGTTGCGGAAATCGACCGGCTGAGCCTGGAACGCAAGGCGCCGGCGACGATGTCGATCTGGCGCGCTGCGCTCGAGGCGGTAGCGGGGCCGGAGCAGCAAAAGCTCGACTTTGACCCCGAGAACTAG